A single genomic interval of Bacillota bacterium harbors:
- a CDS encoding class II fumarate hydratase: MSQFRIERDSLGEVQVPIDALYGAQTQRAVENFPISGIRFPRVFIRALGLIKGAAAEVNQELGLLDAQKAQAIRQAAEEVAEGKWDAHFPIDIFQTGSGTSTNMNANEVIANRATQLLGGAIGSKLVHPNDHVNMGQSSNDVIPTAIHVSAHLEVQEVLLPALRHLHEVLLQRAAELDDVVKTGRTHLMDAMPVRMGQEIGGWAYQVAQSIERIEICLPRLAKLALGGTAVGTGINAHPEFASRVAQKLAERTGIPFVESDNHFAAQSAMDTATELSAHLKTTATALMKIANDLRWMNSGPIAGLGEIALPSLQPGSSIMPGKVNPVICESVMMVCAQVMGNDLAVTLGNQHGNFQLNVMLPLIAHNLLQSITILGNAAQVLADKAVAGFIVNRERIAEAVGKNPILVTALNPVIGYDRAAQIAKRAYAEGRSLKEVALEMTDLSAEELDRLLDPRPMTEGGIVGKGGEGG, encoded by the coding sequence ATGAGCCAGTTCCGAATAGAACGCGATTCGCTGGGTGAGGTGCAGGTACCCATCGATGCGCTGTATGGCGCGCAGACGCAACGCGCGGTCGAGAACTTTCCCATCAGCGGCATCCGCTTCCCGCGAGTGTTTATCCGCGCGCTGGGACTGATTAAGGGTGCGGCGGCGGAGGTGAATCAGGAGCTGGGATTGCTGGATGCGCAGAAGGCGCAAGCCATCCGACAGGCGGCAGAGGAGGTGGCAGAGGGCAAATGGGACGCGCACTTCCCGATAGACATTTTTCAAACCGGTTCGGGTACCTCCACCAACATGAACGCCAATGAGGTCATTGCCAACCGCGCCACGCAGCTGCTGGGCGGGGCAATCGGCTCGAAACTGGTGCATCCCAACGACCATGTGAACATGGGGCAGTCCTCGAACGACGTCATCCCCACCGCTATCCACGTCAGTGCACACTTAGAAGTTCAGGAGGTGCTGTTGCCTGCACTGCGCCATCTGCACGAGGTGCTTCTGCAGCGGGCGGCGGAGCTGGACGACGTGGTGAAAACAGGCAGGACGCACCTGATGGACGCGATGCCGGTGCGCATGGGGCAGGAAATCGGCGGATGGGCATACCAGGTGGCGCAGAGTATCGAGCGCATCGAGATCTGCCTGCCGCGTCTGGCAAAGCTTGCGCTGGGGGGCACGGCGGTAGGCACGGGCATCAATGCTCATCCGGAGTTCGCCTCGCGCGTGGCGCAGAAGCTGGCGGAGCGCACAGGCATCCCCTTCGTGGAGAGCGACAACCACTTCGCAGCGCAATCCGCGATGGATACCGCCACCGAACTGAGCGCACACCTCAAGACCACCGCCACCGCGCTGATGAAGATTGCCAACGATTTGCGCTGGATGAACAGCGGTCCCATCGCGGGGCTGGGTGAAATCGCGCTGCCTTCCTTGCAACCCGGCAGCAGCATCATGCCCGGCAAGGTGAACCCCGTCATCTGTGAGTCGGTGATGATGGTGTGTGCGCAGGTGATGGGCAACGATTTGGCGGTGACGCTGGGCAATCAGCACGGCAACTTCCAGCTGAACGTGATGCTGCCGCTGATTGCGCACAACCTGTTGCAGTCCATCACCATTCTGGGCAACGCCGCGCAGGTGCTGGCGGACAAGGCGGTGGCGGGGTTCATCGTGAACCGCGAGCGCATCGCCGAGGCGGTGGGCAAGAACCCCATTCTGGTCACCGCGCTGAACCCCGTCATCGGTTACGACCGGGCGGCGCAAATTGCGAAACGGGCGTATGCGGAGGGGCGTTCGCTGAAGGAGGTGGCTCTGGAGATGACCGACCTGAGTGCAGAAGAACTGGACCGCCTGCTGGACCCGCGCCCCATGACGGAAGGGGGCATCGTGGGCAAAGGCGGCGAGGGAGGATAG
- a CDS encoding DUF5615 family PIN-like protein, with product MKLLLDSQISAQVAAHLRKMGHDVREVRGDPILHSASDEALVQTAWREGRVLVSASPAFVRLISRQSGWRPGAILLLAGDPRPQSQMKIMTELLRKLPDAKVMTSLIIVEGYRARVYPLVARPPEIATPELQPRPHEPLPSPSATPSIPSHLACPVCGYTMKPLHGCKQVCPACGYLSSCSMD from the coding sequence ATGAAGCTGCTGCTGGATAGCCAGATAAGCGCACAGGTCGCGGCACACCTGCGCAAAATGGGACACGACGTGCGCGAGGTACGCGGCGACCCCATCCTGCACAGTGCATCCGACGAAGCCCTCGTGCAGACCGCCTGGCGAGAGGGTCGGGTGCTGGTAAGCGCGTCGCCAGCGTTTGTCCGACTGATTTCGCGTCAAAGCGGCTGGCGTCCGGGAGCCATCCTGCTGCTGGCTGGCGACCCCCGCCCGCAAAGTCAGATGAAAATCATGACGGAACTGCTGCGGAAACTGCCCGACGCAAAGGTGATGACCAGCTTGATTATCGTGGAGGGGTACCGGGCGCGGGTGTATCCGCTGGTTGCCCGTCCGCCGGAGATCGCCACACCCGAGCTGCAACCCCGCCCGCACGAACCGCTTCCCTCGCCCTCAGCGACACCGTCTATTCCCTCGCACCTTGCCTGCCCGGTGTGTGGTTATACGATGAAACCACTGCACGGATGCAAACAGGTCTGCCCAGCCTGTGGCTACCTCAGTTCCTGCAGCATGGATTGA
- a CDS encoding DUF433 domain-containing protein: MPLTICSMIIGEAFSMPAPQPAFFSVTRSGKIVTQGDYHIILEQTMSLYARNRVRKEPGICGGALSIPEERMPVSFILRCFAAGMSHWEILRAYPQLSEEDLRLALLVAAEKLEQEDEAAAG; this comes from the coding sequence ATGCCCCTGACAATCTGCTCGATGATTATCGGTGAAGCATTTTCGATGCCTGCGCCACAACCCGCCTTCTTCTCCGTCACTCGAAGTGGTAAAATAGTAACGCAGGGTGATTACCACATCATTCTGGAGCAAACAATGAGTCTGTACGCCCGGAACCGTGTGCGTAAGGAGCCCGGTATTTGCGGGGGGGCACTCAGCATTCCCGAAGAGCGGATGCCTGTTTCGTTCATCCTGCGCTGCTTCGCGGCAGGCATGAGCCACTGGGAGATTCTGCGTGCCTATCCTCAGCTGAGCGAAGAAGACCTGCGACTGGCGCTGCTTGTGGCGGCAGAGAAACTGGAGCAAGAAGATGAAGCTGCTGCTGGATAG
- a CDS encoding HEAT repeat domain-containing protein, with translation MHSALFDIAAEADGTVVLERLEKLGRLPPDTDPAPLMQLAQHSHPKVRLAAAKNLGKLRNLSLLPFLAQCAQKEPNTLARREFVSAIGRLRRPEAIPHLLRFLGDEDPKVVLQAMRGLLCFRHNAEVIQHLQKLRRHPSELVRKAVATELDAHPESVRKDSREHTRSPEWLHNVLVNADVLEALRYVPDESVHLTFTSPPYYNARDYTIYQSYEEYLQFLVRVFTEVHRITKEGRFFVLNTSPVLVPRMSRQHSSTRYLIPFDIHPLITRIGFDFIDDIIWVKPEPSAKNRNGGFYQHRKPLGYKANSVVEYVIVYRKHTHKLIDWNMRQYDEETVEASKVRGDYEKTNLWKIAPSADPVHPAVFPVELAARVIELYSYRGDLIFDPFAGRGTVGVAALQLGRYFFLTEKDPQYAAYAKQLLSEGSLFGDKAMRALSLDEFARLSEQHQGQHR, from the coding sequence ATGCACTCCGCATTGTTCGACATCGCTGCCGAAGCCGATGGGACGGTCGTTTTGGAACGACTGGAAAAGCTGGGGAGGCTACCACCAGATACTGACCCGGCACCGCTGATGCAGCTGGCACAGCACTCGCATCCGAAGGTACGGCTTGCTGCAGCAAAGAATCTGGGTAAGCTGCGGAATCTTTCTCTGTTGCCTTTTCTCGCGCAGTGTGCCCAGAAGGAACCGAACACACTGGCTCGCCGTGAGTTCGTTTCGGCTATCGGGAGGCTTCGCCGCCCGGAAGCCATCCCTCATCTTCTGCGCTTTTTGGGCGATGAAGACCCCAAGGTAGTCCTACAAGCGATGCGCGGGCTGCTTTGTTTCCGACACAACGCAGAGGTCATTCAACATCTGCAAAAACTGCGTCGCCACCCCAGTGAGCTGGTCCGCAAAGCCGTCGCCACCGAGCTCGATGCGCATCCAGAAAGTGTGCGCAAAGACAGCCGGGAACATACACGAAGTCCGGAGTGGCTGCACAATGTGCTGGTCAACGCAGATGTGCTGGAGGCCCTGCGTTATGTGCCGGATGAGTCAGTACATTTGACTTTTACGTCGCCTCCTTACTACAATGCCCGCGATTATACTATTTACCAGAGCTACGAAGAGTATTTGCAGTTCTTAGTGCGTGTTTTCACCGAGGTACACCGCATCACCAAAGAAGGGAGATTCTTTGTGTTGAATACTTCTCCGGTGCTGGTACCGCGTATGAGCCGACAGCACTCCAGTACCCGTTACCTGATACCCTTTGACATTCATCCCCTCATCACCAGGATTGGTTTCGATTTCATCGACGATATTATCTGGGTAAAACCGGAACCCAGCGCCAAAAACCGTAATGGTGGCTTCTACCAGCATCGCAAGCCGTTGGGGTATAAAGCGAACTCCGTGGTGGAGTATGTTATTGTATACCGCAAGCATACCCACAAACTGATCGACTGGAACATGCGCCAATACGATGAGGAGACGGTGGAAGCCAGCAAAGTGCGTGGCGACTATGAGAAGACCAACCTGTGGAAGATAGCGCCATCCGCAGACCCTGTTCATCCGGCGGTGTTTCCGGTGGAGCTGGCAGCCCGGGTCATTGAGCTCTATTCATATCGCGGCGACCTCATTTTTGATCCGTTTGCCGGACGTGGGACGGTAGGCGTTGCCGCTTTGCAACTCGGCAGATACTTCTTTCTGACGGAGAAAGACCCCCAGTATGCCGCCTACGCAAAGCAGTTGCTGAGCGAAGGGAGCCTTTTTGGCGACAAGGCTATGCGCGCGTTGTCACTCGACGAGTTTGCCCGCCTCAGCGAGCAGCATCAGGGGCAACACCGATGA
- a CDS encoding CfrBI family restriction endonuclease, which produces MTASSSLIRSIVYKLILGQDYRSEVVALIDAQFLEYAIDFFKRVAESKMRQQQITVDWYQHEMLATELPKEQIARHAGLNIKTINNMYNTTRKEIVIQAAAEHYATLYQAIRELASETEVNITLTIKFNNVAIDLDINESLIVINALAVARAAIRGSVWSTAGKQVEKPLMMTLCALHEVPRSHYALKAQEGHDREVDFYLIGGDGKYYRCEVKLMGKGNPESADAAFARDANIFIADKLSEKNKEQLKQRGILWMELRDAKDLSQFANILRKLGIPHQSVAGSVESLLDRVLQKAFGAPELQASNVFVVRESGEQYAPDNLLDDYR; this is translated from the coding sequence ATGACGGCGTCCTCCTCACTCATCCGCAGCATCGTGTACAAACTCATTCTGGGGCAGGATTATCGGTCAGAAGTGGTCGCACTCATCGACGCTCAATTCTTGGAGTATGCTATCGACTTTTTCAAGCGCGTGGCTGAATCGAAGATGCGCCAGCAGCAGATTACCGTTGACTGGTACCAGCACGAAATGCTGGCAACAGAACTCCCGAAGGAGCAGATTGCCCGTCATGCTGGGCTGAATATCAAAACCATCAATAACATGTATAACACGACCCGCAAAGAGATTGTGATACAAGCCGCCGCCGAACACTACGCGACACTCTATCAAGCCATCCGCGAACTCGCCAGCGAAACAGAAGTGAACATCACCCTTACCATCAAATTTAACAACGTGGCGATTGACCTTGACATTAACGAAAGTCTCATAGTCATCAACGCGCTTGCCGTCGCGCGCGCAGCCATCCGAGGAAGTGTTTGGAGCACCGCAGGCAAGCAGGTAGAGAAGCCGCTCATGATGACACTTTGCGCCCTCCATGAGGTGCCTCGCTCTCACTACGCGCTGAAGGCTCAGGAAGGGCATGACAGAGAGGTAGACTTTTATTTGATAGGTGGCGACGGCAAGTATTATCGTTGCGAGGTCAAGCTAATGGGCAAAGGAAATCCCGAAAGCGCTGATGCCGCTTTTGCCCGCGACGCCAACATTTTTATCGCGGACAAACTGTCGGAAAAGAACAAGGAGCAGTTGAAACAACGAGGTATTTTGTGGATGGAGCTGCGCGATGCAAAAGACCTGTCTCAATTCGCGAATATCCTGCGCAAGCTGGGCATTCCTCACCAATCAGTTGCCGGTAGTGTCGAAAGCTTGCTAGACCGTGTGCTTCAAAAAGCTTTCGGGGCACCTGAACTGCAAGCAAGCAATGTTTTCGTGGTTCGGGAGTCTGGGGAACAGTATGCCCCTGACAATCTGCTCGATGATTATCGGTGA
- a CDS encoding glycosyltransferase family 4 protein, translating to MRIAIDARCLTGAYTGDRTYWLGLVRGLCALQHEHQMLLYTHAPITDPFLPTDERLKQRVIPSGNLRWWSWKQFPDAANADGADVAHVQYTVPARLRMPVVTTVHDISFRLMPHCFPLKHRLLLNLTVPPSMRRAARVITVSESSRQDILRVYRLPAERVIAIPNAADERMRPVERAVATQILQENYGLQTPFVLMVGVLQPRKNLPLAVQAFAQAVLPGKLPHRLVIVGKPGWGMKELQKAIIRWQVQDRTVLTGYVPDEHLPCFYSAADALMYPSLYEGFGLPPLEAMQCGCPVLAGDIPVMHEVVGEAGMLLSAHDPVVWAQALHTLLTNEWVRQQMRERGFRQASLFSWRESARRTLEVYEAVCPTR from the coding sequence ATGCGCATCGCCATTGACGCCCGATGCTTAACCGGAGCCTACACCGGTGACCGCACCTACTGGCTAGGACTGGTGCGCGGGCTGTGCGCCCTGCAGCACGAACATCAGATGCTGTTGTACACACACGCGCCGATTACCGACCCCTTCCTGCCCACCGATGAACGCCTGAAGCAACGGGTGATCCCTTCTGGAAACCTGCGCTGGTGGAGCTGGAAGCAGTTCCCCGACGCGGCGAACGCCGACGGTGCAGATGTGGCACACGTGCAGTACACGGTACCTGCCCGCCTGAGAATGCCCGTAGTGACCACGGTGCACGACATCTCCTTCCGCCTGATGCCCCACTGCTTCCCGCTGAAGCACCGGTTGCTGTTGAACCTGACCGTGCCTCCATCGATGCGCCGCGCCGCACGGGTGATTACCGTTTCCGAAAGCAGTCGGCAGGACATCCTGCGCGTGTATCGCCTGCCCGCCGAGAGGGTGATAGCCATTCCCAACGCGGCAGACGAGCGGATGCGCCCCGTAGAACGCGCCGTTGCCACACAAATCCTTCAGGAAAACTACGGTCTGCAAACGCCATTCGTGCTGATGGTGGGCGTCCTGCAGCCGCGCAAGAATCTGCCGCTGGCGGTACAGGCTTTTGCGCAGGCGGTACTGCCGGGCAAACTGCCGCACCGCCTGGTGATTGTGGGCAAGCCGGGCTGGGGCATGAAGGAATTGCAGAAAGCCATCATCCGCTGGCAGGTGCAGGATAGAACTGTCCTCACCGGCTACGTGCCCGACGAGCATCTTCCCTGTTTTTACTCCGCCGCCGACGCGCTGATGTACCCCAGCCTGTACGAAGGGTTCGGTTTACCGCCTCTGGAGGCGATGCAGTGCGGATGCCCCGTGCTGGCGGGCGATATTCCCGTGATGCACGAAGTGGTCGGGGAGGCAGGTATGCTCCTTTCGGCTCATGACCCGGTGGTATGGGCACAGGCTTTACATACACTGCTGACCAACGAGTGGGTACGCCAGCAGATGCGCGAGCGCGGTTTTCGGCAAGCCTCCCTCTTCTCATGGCGCGAGTCCGCCAGGCGCACGCTGGAGGTCTACGAGGCGGTTTGCCCGACCAGGTAG
- a CDS encoding ADP-ribosylglycohydrolase family protein: MAQYIPTIIGAIAGDVIGAPYEWNRIKTTDFPLFSAQSDFTDDTVLTIAVADSILSGKDFAATLRDYGRRYPNRGYGGFFRHWLHSDNPRPYGSFGNGSAMRASPIGFAASTLEEALQLAQRSAEVTHNHPEGIKGAQATAAAIYLARTGCTRQQIRDYVTRTFGYDLDFTLNEIRPTYRFNETCQQTVPQAIVAFLESTDYESAIRLAISLGGDSDTLACITGGIAAAYYKEMPEAIVQNTLSLLPEEFREVIRRFDEKYAELAVTE; the protein is encoded by the coding sequence ATGGCGCAGTATATCCCAACCATTATCGGTGCGATTGCAGGCGATGTGATTGGTGCGCCCTATGAGTGGAACCGAATCAAAACCACAGATTTCCCCCTGTTCAGTGCACAATCGGACTTCACAGATGATACGGTGCTGACCATCGCCGTTGCCGACAGCATCCTGTCCGGCAAAGATTTCGCCGCGACATTGCGCGATTACGGTAGACGCTACCCGAACCGGGGCTATGGCGGCTTTTTCCGCCACTGGCTTCATTCCGACAATCCACGACCCTATGGCAGTTTCGGCAACGGCTCCGCGATGCGAGCCAGCCCCATCGGTTTTGCCGCCTCCACGCTGGAAGAGGCACTGCAACTGGCACAGCGTTCCGCAGAGGTGACCCACAATCATCCCGAAGGTATCAAAGGGGCACAGGCGACCGCCGCCGCCATCTACCTTGCCCGCACCGGATGCACCAGGCAACAAATCCGTGATTACGTCACGCGCACCTTCGGTTATGACCTCGACTTCACGCTGAACGAAATCCGACCCACATACCGGTTCAACGAAACCTGCCAGCAGACCGTGCCTCAGGCAATCGTGGCCTTTCTGGAGAGCACGGACTATGAGAGCGCGATACGGCTGGCAATCTCGCTGGGCGGCGACAGCGACACCTTAGCGTGTATCACGGGAGGAATCGCCGCCGCGTACTACAAGGAGATGCCTGAAGCGATTGTGCAGAACACCCTGAGCCTGCTTCCCGAAGAGTTCCGTGAGGTCATCCGGCGGTTTGATGAGAAATACGCGGAGCTAGCTGTCACTGAGTAG
- a CDS encoding Ppx/GppA family phosphatase, producing the protein MFRIAAIDIGTNSILLTVAEIQEDEIRTLCERSRITRLGEGLNATGKLSDEPMQRSLHALRDLLEETRQHQADTVVAVGTEVLRKAQNAEQFLAACQQMGLSVEVISGEREAYLSYLSVAADPVFASRSQCLTMLDVGGGSTEISRGCSGALHHSRSYPIGAVRLTEAYLHSDPPSAEQIRALQEAVAQHLQQESRLAEEEYLVGVGGTFVNLASLHAGYTEYRPEQVHGATLTQAQMQSLAERLCALPLAQRRQLPGIEVERAPVLHAGAWIAATAMQCLHAQTIAVSMRGIRWGIIYEYAHAHRH; encoded by the coding sequence ATGTTCCGGATTGCGGCTATCGACATCGGCACCAACTCCATCCTGCTGACGGTTGCGGAGATACAGGAAGACGAGATACGCACCCTCTGTGAACGCAGCCGCATCACCCGATTGGGAGAAGGTTTGAACGCCACCGGCAAACTGAGCGACGAACCCATGCAGCGCTCACTGCACGCCCTGCGCGACCTGCTTGAAGAAACCCGACAGCACCAGGCGGACACGGTGGTCGCTGTGGGCACAGAGGTGCTGCGCAAGGCGCAAAACGCCGAGCAGTTCCTGGCGGCGTGCCAGCAGATGGGGTTGTCTGTAGAAGTCATCTCCGGCGAGCGGGAGGCGTATTTGAGCTATCTGAGCGTCGCGGCGGACCCGGTGTTCGCCTCCAGGTCGCAGTGTCTGACCATGCTGGACGTGGGCGGAGGTAGCACGGAAATCAGTCGGGGTTGCTCCGGGGCGTTGCACCATAGCCGCAGTTATCCCATCGGCGCGGTGCGCCTGACCGAGGCTTATCTGCATTCCGACCCGCCCAGCGCGGAACAGATTCGCGCCCTGCAGGAGGCGGTAGCCCAGCATCTCCAGCAAGAAAGCCGCCTTGCGGAAGAGGAGTACCTTGTCGGTGTGGGAGGGACGTTTGTCAACCTTGCCTCGCTCCATGCCGGCTACACGGAATACCGCCCCGAGCAGGTTCATGGAGCCACCCTCACGCAGGCGCAGATGCAGTCGCTGGCGGAAAGGCTGTGCGCCCTGCCTCTAGCTCAGCGTCGGCAGTTGCCCGGCATCGAGGTGGAACGCGCTCCCGTGCTGCACGCAGGCGCGTGGATCGCCGCGACCGCCATGCAGTGCCTGCACGCCCAGACGATTGCGGTTAGCATGAGAGGGATTCGCTGGGGAATTATTTACGAGTATGCCCATGCGCATCGCCATTGA
- the mqnC gene encoding dehypoxanthine futalosine cyclase: MTIEHLADKVYSGEPLTFEEGVWLFRYPRLPEIAALANAVRERIHPNRIVTYVVGRIINYTNVCWVRCKFCSFYRVPGSAEGYTLSMQEIFDKIQELVDKGGVEVLIQGGLNPRLKIDYYENLFSSIRERFPQVIIHALSPTEIIYIAHISRLSIAQTLRRLREAGLQSIPGGGGEILVDRVRKQIAPYKHTVDEWLHCMRVAHEMGIYSTATMMFGHVETIEDRVEHLLRIRELQEQTGGFRAFIAWNFQPEETELSHLSKATGYDYLRTVAIARLLLHNVPNLQASILTQGPKITQIALGYGINDLGSTMIEENVVSAAGSKFIPTATEMERLIRDAGYEPRRRNTRYELLD; encoded by the coding sequence ATGACCATAGAACATCTCGCTGATAAAGTGTACTCTGGCGAACCGCTGACTTTCGAGGAAGGCGTGTGGCTGTTCCGCTACCCCCGCCTGCCCGAGATTGCCGCGCTCGCCAATGCCGTGCGGGAGCGCATACATCCCAACCGCATTGTGACCTACGTTGTCGGGCGTATCATCAACTATACCAACGTATGCTGGGTACGGTGCAAGTTCTGTTCCTTCTATCGCGTGCCGGGCAGCGCGGAAGGATACACGCTCTCCATGCAGGAGATTTTCGATAAGATTCAGGAGCTGGTGGACAAAGGCGGGGTGGAGGTGCTGATACAGGGCGGTCTGAATCCCCGCTTGAAGATAGACTATTACGAAAACCTCTTCTCCTCTATCCGCGAGCGGTTTCCGCAGGTCATTATCCACGCGCTCTCCCCGACGGAGATTATCTACATCGCCCATATCTCTCGCCTGAGCATCGCTCAGACGCTACGCCGACTACGTGAAGCGGGCTTGCAGTCTATCCCGGGCGGTGGCGGCGAGATACTGGTGGACCGTGTGCGGAAGCAAATCGCGCCCTACAAGCACACGGTCGACGAGTGGCTGCACTGTATGCGCGTGGCTCACGAAATGGGCATCTACAGCACCGCCACCATGATGTTCGGGCATGTGGAAACGATAGAGGACCGCGTGGAGCACTTACTGCGTATCCGCGAACTGCAGGAACAGACCGGCGGATTCCGCGCCTTCATTGCATGGAACTTCCAGCCGGAGGAGACCGAGCTGTCTCACCTGAGCAAGGCAACGGGATATGACTACCTGCGTACAGTAGCCATCGCTCGCCTGCTGCTGCATAATGTGCCGAACCTGCAGGCATCGATCCTGACGCAGGGACCAAAGATTACGCAGATTGCGCTGGGCTACGGCATCAACGACCTCGGCTCCACGATGATCGAGGAGAACGTGGTATCGGCAGCGGGAAGCAAGTTCATCCCCACCGCCACCGAGATGGAGCGTCTCATCCGCGACGCCGGTTATGAACCCCGCCGCCGCAACACGCGGTATGAACTGCTGGATTGA
- a CDS encoding DUF5010 domain-containing protein yields the protein MPARFLQLPPMGNYIGHKPATIRALSTFRTGQPIVGTYYFYWYDVNTGEHFIDPDGTDALTDHPANPEGYSYRSVDWHRREMEDILRAGIDFILPVYWGNPADRQPGKGLYWSFEGLAALVKAQEQMLAAKRRPPKIGLFYDTSTLQWNADNYHADLTTREGQEWFYVSTRDFFSMLPPKLWAMIDHRPLIFLYAAAFAKDYNQQAIDFVYQQFAKHFGCRPYIVREVSWGKVRTDSVYGWGGAIAPAILEVAAIGPGYDHSAVPGRAPLVRDREGGKFFERSWEQILRMNPKRRPFIVMIETWNELHEGSEICPTREYGDQYVKLNARYANLFRRGVQLRPQGAYSKAQEVSIVLERQPVERGIRLHIDPNGDGLMEPAEAGGVSAWRTLPNRHHNVRFAYFDVDDSFYFDGDDLVQIEVEVWDTVREFTLEYDSSDPAGGPHQGAFKLAQRFTPGGTGAWQTFRVSLRDARFVNRANGADFRLGSAEELLIRKVTVRKEGRR from the coding sequence ATGCCTGCACGCTTCCTGCAACTGCCCCCGATGGGCAACTATATCGGGCACAAGCCTGCCACGATTCGCGCGCTGTCCACCTTTCGCACGGGGCAGCCCATCGTGGGTACCTACTATTTCTACTGGTACGACGTGAACACGGGGGAGCATTTCATCGACCCCGACGGAACCGATGCCCTGACCGACCATCCGGCGAACCCGGAAGGTTATAGCTATCGCTCGGTGGACTGGCATCGGCGGGAGATGGAGGACATCCTGCGTGCCGGAATCGATTTCATCCTGCCCGTCTACTGGGGCAATCCTGCCGACCGGCAGCCGGGCAAAGGGCTGTACTGGAGCTTTGAGGGGCTGGCTGCGCTGGTGAAGGCGCAGGAACAGATGCTGGCTGCCAAACGCCGCCCGCCCAAAATCGGGCTGTTCTACGACACCTCCACCCTGCAATGGAACGCCGATAACTACCATGCCGACCTCACCACGCGCGAGGGACAGGAGTGGTTTTACGTCTCCACCCGTGACTTCTTCTCGATGCTGCCTCCCAAACTGTGGGCGATGATCGACCACCGTCCGCTGATATTCCTGTACGCGGCGGCTTTCGCAAAGGACTATAACCAGCAGGCGATAGACTTCGTGTATCAGCAGTTCGCCAAGCACTTTGGCTGTCGTCCCTACATCGTGCGGGAGGTGTCGTGGGGCAAAGTGCGCACCGACAGTGTGTACGGCTGGGGCGGCGCGATAGCGCCTGCCATTCTGGAGGTCGCAGCTATCGGTCCTGGCTATGACCACTCCGCCGTGCCGGGCAGGGCTCCTCTGGTGCGCGACCGCGAAGGGGGCAAGTTCTTCGAACGCAGCTGGGAGCAAATCCTGCGCATGAACCCGAAGCGTCGTCCGTTCATTGTGATGATAGAGACCTGGAACGAGCTGCATGAAGGCTCCGAGATTTGCCCCACCCGTGAGTACGGCGACCAGTATGTCAAGCTGAACGCCCGTTACGCGAACCTGTTCCGACGAGGAGTGCAACTGCGCCCACAGGGAGCGTACTCTAAGGCGCAGGAGGTCTCCATTGTGCTGGAACGACAACCCGTCGAGCGGGGCATCCGCCTGCATATCGACCCCAACGGGGATGGCTTGATGGAACCTGCCGAAGCAGGGGGCGTCTCTGCCTGGAGAACTCTGCCCAACCGCCACCACAACGTGCGCTTTGCCTACTTCGACGTGGACGACAGCTTCTATTTCGATGGCGATGATCTGGTGCAAATCGAGGTAGAAGTTTGGGATACCGTCCGCGAGTTCACGCTTGAATACGACTCTTCCGACCCGGCGGGCGGCCCGCATCAGGGCGCGTTCAAGCTGGCGCAGAGGTTCACGCCGGGGGGAACCGGTGCGTGGCAAACCTTCCGCGTGTCCCTGAGAGATGCCCGTTTTGTAAACAGGGCGAATGGCGCGGACTTCCGTTTGGGTTCTGCAGAGGAGTTGTTGATTCGGAAGGTAACCGTGCGCAAGGAAGGCAGGCGGTAG